A window of Polaribacter litorisediminis contains these coding sequences:
- a CDS encoding YggS family pyridoxal phosphate-dependent enzyme, which translates to MITKNIKEFKLKIPENVTLVAVSKTKPIEDLQEAYDAGQRVFGENKIQEMVDKYDALPKDIQWHMIGHLQSNKVKYMAHFVDLIHGVDKFKTLKEINKQAKKHDRIINCLLQAKIAKEDTKFGLTFDEIAEILNSKEILELTHIKIAGFMGMATFTDNQEQLAEEFSLLKTFFDTQKQQTKIHNCHLEILSMGMSGDYELAIKNGSTMIRVGSSIFGHRNYNY; encoded by the coding sequence ATGATTACAAAAAATATAAAAGAATTTAAATTAAAAATACCCGAAAATGTAACCTTAGTTGCCGTTTCTAAAACCAAACCGATTGAAGATTTACAAGAAGCTTATGATGCTGGTCAGCGCGTTTTTGGTGAAAATAAAATTCAAGAAATGGTGGATAAATATGATGCTTTGCCAAAAGATATTCAATGGCACATGATTGGTCATTTACAGAGTAATAAGGTGAAATATATGGCACATTTTGTCGATTTAATTCACGGAGTTGATAAATTTAAAACTTTAAAAGAAATTAACAAGCAAGCAAAAAAACACGATCGAATTATCAATTGTTTGTTACAAGCAAAAATTGCCAAAGAAGACACAAAATTTGGACTTACTTTTGATGAAATAGCAGAAATTTTAAACTCAAAAGAAATACTAGAACTTACCCATATAAAAATTGCTGGTTTTATGGGAATGGCTACGTTTACAGATAATCAAGAGCAATTAGCAGAAGAGTTTTCATTACTAAAAACCTTTTTTGATACTCAAAAACAACAAACTAAAATTCATAACTGCCATCTCGAGATTTTATCAATGGGCATGAGTGGAGATTATGAATTAGCCATCAAAAACGGGAGTACAATGATTAGAGTTGGAAGTTCTATATTTGGTCATCGAAATTATAATTATTAA
- a CDS encoding phospholipase D family protein: protein MIIPIKTNFKLSFFYTTLLYVLFSCNSKVVEISETSFCETIQRNDSISLTNELKGMEQKMDSLTGTYVLEDGSGSMVARAWLTQYAEKTIDVQYFIFSMDNVGLIACDYLIKAADRGVKVRIIVDDIMVDADIEDILMFNSHKNISVKIYNPGVNLGKNIFGKIKKFTTDFKSANQRMHNKTFLVDDKIVITGGRNIADEYFDYDHEYNFRDRDILLMGKAVKQVKNSFSDFWNSEFSKDVAEIVAIDSELVYEDNRFNRLHEYACNPDNFWPQIRERIKNLPDTFNKIKKSGDLVWLEDVQFISDIPGKNNGFNGMVGGGASTSALIKLVQNAKISIDIQSPYLITTELSRNLFKKAVDRGVKIRILTNSLASTDNLEAFSGYQEDREELLKTGVRIFEFRPDAAKRMSIMTGELQETLEHKPVFGLHAKSMVIDNKTTVIGTFNLDPRSANLNTECIVIVKSNKISAGVLSGMNEEFLPENSWETTINYNPDKEVGKFKRLKTWTRRIIPNKIL, encoded by the coding sequence ATGATAATTCCTATAAAAACTAATTTTAAATTATCCTTTTTTTATACTACCCTTTTATATGTGCTGTTTTCTTGCAATTCAAAAGTTGTAGAAATCTCCGAAACAAGCTTTTGTGAAACCATCCAAAGAAATGATAGTATTTCCTTGACCAATGAGCTAAAAGGCATGGAGCAAAAAATGGACAGTTTAACTGGAACTTATGTACTTGAAGATGGCAGTGGTTCTATGGTGGCAAGAGCTTGGTTAACACAATATGCAGAAAAAACTATTGACGTGCAATATTTTATTTTTTCTATGGATAATGTAGGGCTCATTGCTTGTGATTATTTAATTAAAGCAGCAGACCGAGGTGTTAAAGTTAGAATTATTGTGGATGATATTATGGTCGATGCAGATATTGAGGATATACTAATGTTTAATTCTCATAAAAATATTTCTGTAAAAATTTATAATCCTGGCGTTAATTTAGGGAAAAACATCTTCGGGAAAATTAAAAAATTTACCACAGATTTTAAGTCTGCCAACCAAAGAATGCATAATAAAACCTTTTTGGTAGATGATAAAATAGTCATTACAGGTGGTAGAAACATAGCCGATGAATATTTTGATTATGACCATGAATATAATTTTAGAGACCGAGATATTTTGTTGATGGGTAAAGCTGTAAAACAAGTTAAAAATTCTTTTTCTGACTTTTGGAACAGCGAATTTAGTAAAGATGTAGCTGAAATTGTAGCAATTGATTCCGAACTAGTATATGAGGACAACAGATTCAATAGATTGCATGAATATGCCTGTAATCCTGATAATTTTTGGCCACAGATTAGAGAAAGAATTAAAAACTTACCCGATACTTTTAACAAAATCAAAAAATCTGGCGATTTAGTTTGGTTAGAAGATGTGCAGTTTATTTCAGACATCCCAGGTAAAAATAATGGTTTTAATGGCATGGTTGGTGGCGGCGCTAGCACTAGCGCTTTAATTAAATTAGTGCAAAACGCAAAAATATCTATAGACATCCAATCTCCTTATTTAATTACAACAGAATTGAGTAGAAATTTATTTAAAAAAGCTGTAGATCGTGGTGTAAAAATAAGAATATTAACAAACAGCCTTGCCTCTACAGACAATTTGGAAGCCTTTAGTGGTTACCAAGAAGACAGAGAAGAATTACTAAAAACAGGGGTTCGAATTTTTGAATTTAGACCAGATGCGGCAAAAAGAATGAGTATTATGACCGGTGAACTTCAAGAAACTTTAGAGCATAAACCCGTTTTCGGATTGCATGCAAAATCTATGGTTATTGATAACAAAACCACTGTTATTGGCACTTTTAATCTAGATCCTAGAAGTGCAAATTTAAATACGGAATGTATTGTCATTGTAAAATCAAATAAAATTTCGGCAGGAGTTTTATCAGGAATGAACGAGGAATTTCTTCCTGAAAATTCATGGGAAACAACAATCAACTATAACCCTGATAAAGAAGTTGGTAAGTTCAAAAGATTAAAAACGTGGACAAGAAGAATTATTCCAAATAAAATATTATAA
- a CDS encoding RNA polymerase sigma factor, protein MVDQELLILQFQKKDVKAYEKLYGLYCDSISGVVNNIVKNDNLAQEITQDVFIKAWNNAESYSPKKGRFFTWMLNIARNAAIDCTRSKKYKQSKQNLNADFLVNILETSSSLDNTTNTIGLKEFVTKLGDTCKSVIELLYFKGFTQKEASEELEMPLGTIKTKNRTCIGELRTMLGV, encoded by the coding sequence ATGGTAGATCAAGAACTTTTAATTTTACAGTTTCAGAAAAAAGATGTAAAAGCATACGAAAAATTGTATGGTTTATACTGTGATAGTATTTCTGGAGTTGTAAATAATATTGTTAAAAACGATAATCTTGCCCAAGAAATTACCCAAGATGTTTTTATAAAAGCTTGGAATAATGCTGAAAGTTATTCTCCAAAAAAAGGTCGTTTTTTTACTTGGATGCTAAACATCGCTAGAAATGCAGCCATAGATTGCACGCGTTCTAAAAAATATAAACAGTCGAAGCAAAACCTTAATGCAGATTTTCTCGTAAATATATTAGAAACTAGTAGTAGCTTAGACAACACAACCAATACAATTGGACTAAAAGAATTTGTAACCAAATTAGGCGATACTTGTAAATCTGTGATTGAATTATTATATTTTAAAGGGTTTACACAAAAAGAAGCATCTGAAGAATTAGAGATGCCACTTGGAACCATAAAAACAAAAAATAGAACCTGCATTGGTGAATTACGCACCATGTTAGGAGTATAA
- a CDS encoding anti-sigma factor → MNTKEYIASGILELYVAGSLSEKENEEVYAAIQENPELLVEIESIEKAILQLTAAAKKDIPYSFNDIKDQLNSEEPKVITMPKPNIKQYLGWAAAFILGSTLILSVLQNNILKEQLAIEKEQLEEQINKSSNSLAEAEKLIEIFRDKDIISIPLAGQTVSPTSYAKVYWDKKTNSIYLDAKGLPEPPKGKVYQVWSLKLDPLTPTSLGTLDSFTTDANKIFTIDNGNESEAFGITLEPAGGSLSPTLEQLYTLGTVAS, encoded by the coding sequence ATGAACACAAAAGAATACATAGCATCTGGAATATTAGAACTGTACGTTGCAGGCTCGCTTTCTGAAAAAGAAAACGAGGAAGTGTATGCGGCAATTCAAGAAAACCCAGAGCTATTGGTAGAAATAGAATCTATAGAAAAAGCTATTTTACAATTAACAGCAGCAGCTAAAAAAGATATTCCCTATTCTTTTAACGATATTAAAGATCAATTAAATAGTGAAGAGCCGAAAGTAATTACCATGCCAAAACCCAACATAAAACAGTATTTAGGTTGGGCAGCTGCTTTTATTTTAGGATCTACCTTAATTTTATCTGTACTTCAAAATAATATATTAAAAGAACAATTAGCTATTGAAAAAGAACAACTGGAAGAACAAATAAACAAATCTTCGAATAGTTTAGCGGAAGCTGAAAAACTAATTGAAATATTTAGAGACAAGGATATTATTTCTATTCCTTTAGCGGGTCAAACGGTATCACCAACATCGTATGCAAAAGTATATTGGGATAAAAAAACAAATTCTATTTATTTAGACGCCAAGGGTTTACCAGAACCACCAAAAGGAAAAGTTTATCAAGTTTGGTCTTTAAAATTAGATCCTTTAACCCCAACAAGTTTAGGTACTTTAGATTCTTTTACTACGGATGCAAATAAGATTTTTACCATTGACAACGGAAATGAATCAGAAGCTTTTGGTATCACTTTAGAACCTGCTGGTGGTAGCCTCTCTCCTACTTTAGAACAGTTGTATACTTTAGGTACCGTTGCTTCTTAA
- a CDS encoding exonuclease domain-containing protein: MYVILDIETTGGKFNEEGITEIAIYKFDGHQVVDQFISLVNPEKPIQEFVVRLTGINNKMLRNAPKFYEVAKRIVEITKDCILVAHNATFDYRILRTEFDRLGFDFFRNTLCTVELSQNLIENQTSYSLGKLTKSLGIPITDRHRANGDALATVQLFKLLLEKDFEKTVIQNSVKYFDKRQEKEKLKNLIDEIPNVLGIYYIHDSEGKVIFIGKGKNIKAELNNLFIKTSRRAVKIQDRANSVTYNRTGNELFTRLKYYLQLEKIAPKFNFKKNFKITKEDFNNDSFIIFDKGREVEEHAVILIENNMVTSYGYTNLAHQENNLEILKSVLTSIENKEISKTIIKNYLNRNKVQKIIRF; encoded by the coding sequence TTGTATGTTATTTTAGATATTGAAACTACGGGAGGTAAGTTTAATGAAGAGGGAATTACAGAAATTGCTATCTACAAATTTGATGGTCATCAAGTTGTAGATCAATTTATATCGCTTGTAAATCCTGAAAAACCCATTCAAGAATTTGTGGTAAGGCTCACTGGCATTAATAATAAAATGCTGCGAAATGCGCCCAAATTTTATGAAGTTGCAAAACGCATTGTAGAAATCACCAAAGATTGTATTCTTGTAGCGCACAATGCTACTTTTGATTATCGAATTTTAAGAACAGAATTCGATAGATTAGGCTTTGATTTTTTTAGAAATACTTTATGCACTGTTGAATTAAGTCAGAATTTAATAGAAAATCAAACTTCTTATAGTTTAGGCAAGCTCACAAAATCTTTAGGAATCCCTATTACAGATAGGCACAGAGCAAACGGTGATGCTTTAGCAACCGTGCAATTGTTTAAATTACTTTTAGAAAAAGATTTTGAAAAAACGGTCATTCAAAATTCAGTGAAATATTTTGATAAAAGACAGGAAAAAGAAAAATTAAAAAACTTGATTGACGAAATTCCGAATGTTTTAGGTATTTATTACATCCATGACAGTGAAGGAAAAGTAATTTTTATTGGCAAAGGAAAAAATATAAAAGCCGAATTAAATAATCTCTTTATAAAAACTTCAAGGCGCGCAGTTAAAATACAAGATAGAGCTAATAGTGTTACTTATAATAGAACAGGTAATGAACTTTTTACCCGTTTAAAGTATTATTTACAATTAGAAAAAATAGCTCCCAAATTTAACTTTAAAAAGAATTTTAAAATTACTAAGGAAGATTTTAATAACGATAGTTTTATCATTTTTGATAAAGGCAGAGAAGTTGAAGAACATGCCGTGATTCTTATTGAAAATAATATGGTAACGAGTTATGGTTACACCAATTTAGCGCATCAAGAAAATAATTTAGAAATCTTAAAATCGGTTTTAACGTCGATAGAAAATAAAGAGATTTCTAAAACGATCATCAAAAATTATTTGAATCGAAATAAAGTGCAAAAGATTATACGTTTCTAA